The DNA segment GTAGCCTTCCTCAAACCGGTCGGCATCCCCGAGTACTCAACACCGATATAAATCTGCCCCGCTCCTTTGCTCTTAAGCTGAGCGTCCGAAATCGCCGGCTGACCGCCGTGTCCCGCCGAATTGGGCGACAGGTCGAAAACCGCATCGTTAAACCGGGCGAAAATATATTTGGCGTCCGCCGCTACCAGCTTCTCGGTCTTCTGCGACGAGAAAAAGAAAGTCTGCCCGCCTTCACGTTTTTCCTTGAAGAAAAACCGCGTATGAGGGTCGATCTCCACCACCGGGTCAATCGGCTGACAACGCATTATCGTGTAGGCCGGAACCGGCCAGCGCTGACTCTCGGGAGCCATCGTCCGAATCAGAGAACTTACCGCCACCTCCCAGGTCTGGTCGATACGACGGTCTATTCGTTCAAGCTGGTGGGCGTAAAGCTGCAAGAGAATCTTAAGCACCGGGTCAAGACGATCCACCGACTCGGGAATCTCCGGGTTCCACTTGCGAAGCTCACGGTGCATGTTGGCAAAAATCTGTTCCTTTGACCGCGATTTCTCAATAGCCATTTCTAGTCTCTCAACGATTCATCAACCCAGCACGAAACTGGCGTCAAACTTCTTTTCCTCGTTGCCTTCCTTGTAATTGCCCGTAACCCTCACCGCCAGCCCCAGCGAATGCGGCGCACTATCCTCCACACTCACAAACGAAACCGACACATTGTACAATCTCTCTTCGTATACGTTGATGGCGTTGCGCAGACTGGCGCGGATGTCGGCTTTGTTGGCGGCGTACAAATCCGAGTACTCCTTGTTCCAGATATCACAACCGTACTCGGGATCAAAATGCATCGCCCCCTGGCGAGTGCTCAACAGAAGCCCCACCGAGTAAGTGATCGATTCCTGCATCGTCCCTCTCCCGAGGTAACCGTCTCTCAGCGCAAAAGGTATCACCAGATAATCCATAGTCGCTCTAATTCAGGTTGATAATCGCGCCCTTAATAACACACTGAGCGCTGGCCTCAACATTCAGGTTGGCGCTGGCCTTCGATTTCAGGTTGGCGCCGGCATCCAGATTCAGGTCCGCACCGGATTTCACGTCAATCTTCGCGTCACTCTCTATCTTGATGTTCTTGCCCTTGAGGCTCATATCCCCGGTACTCTCCAGGCTTAAATCTCCATCGGTCTTGATGCTCACCGATGGCGTCTTCATGTTCAGCACGATCTGGTTCTTGCCATCCTTGGTGCTGATGGAAATCTCCTCCTCGCCATCTTTGTCCGTCAACTTGATCTCGTTGCCGCCGCGGGTGAGAAACACCTTTATCTCGTTCTTGTCGTCAGTGGTCGCCGGAAGCGTATCCGTACCCGAATACAACGACCCCAGCGCAATCGGCAGATCGGCGTTGCCATTCTCGTACCCCACCAGTACCTCATCATCAATCTCCGGGCGACTCAACCACCCGTGATTATTACCCGCGTGCGGCGATACGTAACGAACATAGAGCGTCTCCGTCCCCAGCGCCGGAATCCGCACCTTGATCCGGCCCAGTCCCTCCGGATCATCAAGACTCGTCACGATACCGCTCTGCAGGTTGGTCAGCGATGGACGCTTCGTCTTCTTTGCGGGGAATGATATATCAAGAGGCGAGCTGTAAAACTCGTTATGGTACTTGCCGCTCTCGTCAAAATAATGTACCACCCGGTTAACCCAGTACAAACCGTCAATCTTCCCCATCCCCTTAACCTTCACACAATGCCCAACCTTCACCGCCGGGACGATCGACTCACCCGTACAGGCAACCATCCGGCCAACCTGGCTCTCCACGTTGCCTCCGAGAGTAGAATCAACACTGGCCTGATCCGTCGACTTCTCAGTAGAAATATACCCCGCTTTCGAAAACATCTTCTTCGAGGCATCTATCGAGACCTTGGCCATGTCCGATGGCGCCGAACGAAGAACACCGCTGTCAACCTGACCCTCGAGAGCGGTCTTCTGACCGTATTCCCACGATTTCGATGTAAACTGGCTTGGCGCCGTCCCCAGACCCAGCGAAAAAGCACCCAGCGTCTCACGCCAGTTCAAATCCTCGACCTTCCCGCCCGTGGCCTTGCGAAGCATATACTCCTTACCATCATAGTAAGAATAACGACCCGCCGCCTCGGCCAGCCTCGCTATATATTTCCAGTCCGTCTCACGATACTGCACACTGTACTTGATCGACGACCCGGTCGACTCGACCGTCCCGCGCGTGATTGGATAGTTCGAAACAATCGAACCGATCATGTCACTCGCCGATTGATCCTGGAAATATGCCACCTGCGGCGCGCCATCCATCGTTATCGTCGGACTCTTGCCCACAATCAAAACCGTGTTGAGGCCGTCAATACTGTTTTCCAGCCTGACCTCGGTGACCAGCCCGATAAACTCCAATTCGCGCGACTGCTCCACCTGCCCGCCGGTCGGAGTAATAGTCATAGCCACCGACTTGCCCAGAAACCCGGTGTAATTGCCGGGATCATCAAAATCCTGGTCCCTCGCGGCTTTGCCAACCTGCTTGATCTGAATCTTCAACTCGTGATGATCATCAACATACTGATCAAGTTGAACCGATGACACGTTGTGCTTTAATTCCTTGTTGTCGATCTTGATCGTACAAACACAAGGAGTTTGAATTTTTGCCATAAGGACTTTCCGACCATTGTCGTTGTTAAAGACGAAGCCGGGTTGACTGCTGCCCACCCGGCCCGTCTAACCATGACTATTCTTCCCAGCGATTGTCGAGCGAAGCCCCGCCTATCGTCAACTTGTGGCAGGAAATCTCAAAATACTCGAAAACCTGGTCATCCGGCTTGTTCTTAAGGTGCGGAATGCGCTCCTCGTACTTCGTGATGAAGCCCTCTTCCCAGCTAAGCACCTTCATCTCCGAATCATCCGGCTTCTTAAACGATACCGAACCGGCTTTCCAGTTCGGTTGGCTGGAATCCATCGCCCAGGCAGCGATAGCATCGTTCTCGTCTGACTCACGGGTAACCTTGATCGTCCCCGCATGGGCGCGATCCGAAGGGCGCCCGGTCTCGTCCTTGGCGGTGTAGATCTCATAAGAAACCTCGTACACATTCTTGTACTTTACACCGTCAATCTCTAAGATTGGTCTGCGTGCCATAAGTGGTAACCTCCACCTGCGTTTTAGTTTAGGTTATAAGTCTGCTAATTATTGCCCATCTGCTTGACGACAAGGCCGGGGATCACCCCGGCCCAGCGCCGATTGAAAATTACTTGTCTTTGACGTTGGTCTGGTCACCCTCACCCCAGGCCACGAACTCGATATTGAAAGTCCGGGCCGGATACTTGGGATTCAAGCTGACCTTGACATCGACCTCCTGACGTTTACGCATCTCCTCGTCGGCGAAAATATCAACCTTGTAATCCTGAAGAATATTGTCACCACCGGAAATCGCCTTCATGAACTTGTCGATGTCCTTGCGCATCGTATCGATAAACCGCTGATCAATGACCGAAAACGTCTGCTTGTTGAGATAGTTGCGAAGTGTCTTGTAGACATAATCGTAAGTACGACGGATGGAATATACGTTGAATGTCTCCTTGGTGAATAGCGTCGAAGCACCCATCGCCACCGCCGTGCCCTCAAAACTCACCATCGGATTGACGCCCTTCTCGTTAATCTTGCTGGCGTCAGGCTGATTGGCCTTGAAGCGAAGATACTTCGCGTCCGCAATCTTACCATACTTGAAACCGGCCATCGGCTGCTGCATACCGACCGTCGTGTCACCCTGGTACATCTTGCCGGCCACCGCCGCCGACGGCGGGATCCACATATCATCATCTTCGTACTGATTGGCTCCGCGCGCCATGATGTAATTGGCGAACACCGATACATACTGCTTGTAGTCGTCGATACCCGGAAGGTTCGCGTACGCCGGATCCTCCAGCATGTCCATAACCTCCTCGAATTTCTCGAAATTCGGAAGATCCGTCATGACATGTACCTTGTTCGGAAGTCCAAGCTGACGAGCCACGGTGTCGATGTTCTCCACACTGCCCAGATAGCCCGGAACCACGAACATGGCAAACGCGTCCTTGACGCTCCACTCGCGGAAAAGATCCGATACCGCCTTCGCAAGCTCCTCGAACTTCTCCCTGTCGTTGGGATCGGTCAACTGTTCGCCGCTCACATTGGCGAAATACGCGTTGACCTTCTCATCCGGCTCCTGCTGAGCATTGGCAAAGAACTTGTCAACCGCGCGATAGGTCGTCTCCAACCCGCGACTCGCCCGGTGTACCTTCTTCATGTTCTTCTCAAGATTGGCCTCAAACTTGGCCGCCTGCTCGTTGATACCCTTGCGAATATCATCCAGGCTGCCGCCCTTGGACAGATGCTCCGTCCAGAGTTTGAGGCGCTGAGCCAGAAGCTGACGCTGCTTGGCGAAATCCGCCTTGGTCAAAAATTCCTTGCGCTGAAAATCCTTCTTCGGATCTAGCCACTCCACACCGCGAACAAGATCCCCCTCGGCTGTCTTAAACGACGGCAAAAGAGCGGCGAGCTTGCTGAAATCACCAAAGGAATCGCCCAAAATCGACGCGAACTCATCTTCCGATATCTTTTCCACCGGGGCCGCTTCGGGTTGAGCCGACGCCGCCGCGGGCTGCATTTCTCTTTTTTCTTCTTCACCCATAGTATCTCACCTCTCTTCTACTCGCTGAGAAGGTCTATGTAGTAACGCGCCACCTTCAACAGTGCCTCTTTCTTTTCCTTGTCATCCAGAGTCTTCTTGAGCGCGTTGTTCTTCTTCAACTGCTTGTCCAGATCGGCAAGCATCTCCTTGCTGTAATAGGTCTGACGAAGCGCGTCATTGTTCTCGATCAACTCCTTCGATGTGAAGTCCTTCATCGACTTCACCTCAAAATGCGCGTTGATCGACTGACCATCCGGATCCTCCAGCTCCGCCTCGAACGAAGGCCGGAACTTCTCGAACACCTCCTTGAGGTTGTTGCACCTGACCGGTGTCACGTCGCTGTCCTCGTCATTGTTCAACTTCGCCGCGTACAGCAGCTTGTTGGACGGCAGCAACTCAACCGGTACCGAATCATCTTTCTTGACCCGCTCGGTTGCACCAAGTATGAATTTGGCCATCTGAGTCCTCCGTTATATCATTATTGATTTAACTTGTTTCCTTTTTAGTAAAGACGTAACCTCCGTCCTTTACTTCAACCAAAATATTATCACCCGGAGATACCGCCCCTGTGATTATATCAACCGATAAACGGTTTATAATATCCTTCTCTATTATCCGCTGAATCGGCCTTGCCCCAAGCTCCGGCGTATATCCATCCTCGGCGAGCTTGTGCCGCGCCTCAGGCGTAAGTTCAGCCTTGATATCCAGGTCCTTCAACAGATCTGTCAGGTTGTTGAATTCCAGCCCGGCAATCACTTCCACCTGATCCTGGGTAAACGAATGATACACGATAATATCATTTAACCGGTTTAGAAACTCCGGACGGAACTTGCTGAACAAAAAGCCGCGCACTTCCTCCATATCAACCTCACGCCCCTCACGGTCCGCCTCGAGAATCTTGTCAGCGGCGTAATTCGAGGTCAACACTACCAGCGTATTCGAAAAATCCACCGTACGGCTCTGACCGTCCGTCAAACGGCCATCATCGAGCAACTGAAGCAGCAGATTAAACACATCGGGATGCGCCTTCTCGACCTCGTCAAACAAAACAATAGAGAACGGCTTGCGTCTGACCGCCTCGGTCAACACCCCGCCCTCCTCATAACCGACATACCCGGGCGGAGCGCCAATCATCTTGGCCACCGAATGCTTCTCCATATACTCCGACATATCCAGCCGGACCATGGCATTCTTGTCATCGAACAAAAACTCCGCCAGAAGCTTCGGCAAATGCGTCTTGCCCGTTCCCGTCGGACCCAAAAACAAAAATGAACCAACCGGCTTGTTTTTGGCCTTCAGACCCGCGCGTGATTTTCTTATGGCGTTCGATATCGCGATAATCGCCTTCTCCTGGCCGACTATCTTCCTTTTCAGGAATGATTCCATGTTGATCAGACGGTCTTTCTCCGCCGTCAACATCTTTGCCACCGGAATCCCTGTCCTGCGGGCAACCACCGCCGCTATCTCGGCGTCATCAATCTTGTCCTCAAGCTTGTCAACCGCCGCCTTCAGCGCTTCAAACTTCTCGGCCCGCTCGGCAAAATCCTTTTTCGCCAGCTCTATATCAAACTTTCCGATCTTCATTTTTCACCTCCCGCCTTCGCCTCGAGGCGATGCCCCCAGAAACCACTCATGCGATCCATATTCCGGATAAACTCGTCATATGCCAACTCGAGCTTATCGAAATCCTCCTTGTGCTTCGCCGGGTCCTTACCCTCACACTGCTTGAAAAGCTTCTCGAGCTCCACTATCTGAGTCTCCAAAAGCGGAATCTTGACCTTGGAGAACTCTTTCTTGACATGATACTCCGAGGCCGCCTCATCGATAATATCCAGAGCGATATCCGGAAGATTCCTCTCGCTCAGATACCTCTGCGAATACCTCACCGCCCCGACAATCGCCTCTTCGGTATAGGTAATCTTGTGGTGTTCTTGGTATTTCGGAACTACCCCTTTAGCGATCCTGACCGCATCATCAAAATTCGGCTGCCCGACCTTCACCTTCTCAAAACGCCTGTCGAGAGCCTTGTCTTTCTCCAGGTGCTTGCTGTACTCGTCCTCCGTCGTGGCCCCTATCAGGCGAATCTGCCCTCTGGCCAGAGCCGGTTTTATCAGATTCCCGGCATCCATCCCTCCGCCGCCGCCGGCTCCCGATATAGAGTGAATCTCATCGATAAACAGGATTATCTTCCCGCCGGACTTGACAACTTCTCCAATCAGTGTCTTAAAACGTTCCTCGAACTCCCCTTTGTATTTTGCGCCGGCAACCAGCGAACCCATATCCAGCGACATTACCTTAACACCCTCGAGAGCCTTCGGAACAGCCTTGTCTATCACTGCCTGGGCAAACCCCTCTACTATCGCCGACTTGCCAACACCCGCCCCCCCGACAAGCACCGGGCTGTTTTTGCGACGGCGAAGCAATATCTGGATAACCTGCTGAAGTTCGGACTCACGGCCTATCATCGGGTCAAATTCACCGGCCGCCGCCTGATTCGTCATATCGATACAATATTTCAGCGTCCCGGCAACCTCCCTCCTCCCCTCAACGGGAGCCGCTTTCCCCTCACCCGGCTTCGATGGTGTCGAGGCGATCTCTTCCACCGCCTTGCTCTCGGCTATAGCGCGGTAGATATCCTCTTTGGCAATACCGATTTTCTCGCGAAGATACGGGGCCAGCGAAGATCTCGGGTCGAAAATGGCTATCAAGATATGCTCCGGCTCAACCAGCGCGTCGTAAAGCTTCCCCTTCTCATCCACAGCCTGAGCAAGCACCGTTTGAGTGGCCGGCGAGGCCGTCAAATTCTCTCGCGCTGTGGCCCGGCTGGACTGCTCCTTCAGGTATGTCTCCGTCAAAGAAACAATACCGCTCGGATTCTTCTCCAACTGCGCCAGAATCGATTCCACCTCGGAGCTCTCCTGCCGCAAAGTAGCTATCAGAAGATGCTCCACCTCGATCTCGGCGTGCCGAAATTCGGCGGCCACTTCCTTGGCTATCTTGATTATCGATCTTGAATCTGATGAATAACTGGCAATGTCCATATGTAACCTGTGTGGTTTAGCAATACCCCCCTGCGCAACGGGACCTTGCTGTTGTTACTAAGCCTTGAAATGATAACTATTTATATTAACCTTCGCTATTTTCAATGTCAAGCCTTTTACCTTCGCACCATAGGGCCTTTTTCAGCCAAAACCACGGACTGACCCGCTTTGTCACGATGTCACCGTCAGACGGGCAACAGCACTGCCGTTTACAGACACATCTACTCGACGCGCGACCGATATCTCCATAGACTCCGGATCTCCGGCCCTTGCCGCCTCCTGCTCTCCAAACGCAAACAACCGGATCGTACCATCCCCTTCGCTCTGGGCCCTGGCTATAAGGGGAATCTCAAGTTTCTCACCAAGGATATCTACCAGCGCCTGCAGCGCGAACTGCGATCGCCGGATAGACAAAACCATATTGTGCTGGGAGCTGCCCGGACGGCTCGCGTGCCCGTCCAGCCTCAAATGGCTGTGCCCGTTTAATAGCAAAATCAGATTCTCCGCCAGCACTATTCCAAGCTGATCACGCCCATCCTCACAAACCGACTCCACATCAACGGGGAAGCAAAAATATGTTCGATCAGCCCATCGCACTGAACTCGGCGGGAGCCCGGTCGGATCCACAGCCGATCTCTCCCGAGCCCGTCGATCGGCCCACAACCACCCCGGATACCAGCCAACCCCAACCTGCGCTTGAAATTCTGTGCCGTTGTCAAGACTGATAGTACTTGAGTTCTCAACATCAGCTATGAGAGGAGGAACATCGCCACTACCATAAAACGAAATCGCAACATCGCTGAGACTCGGTCCTGGTATTATTCCGAAAGGCAATTTTATCTGTACTTGCGCCTCAAAAACCTCGAAATACCCCGGAAACATATCCCACGTCCAGCGCCGATACGACTGAAAATCAAAAGTGCTTAAACCTGCCTCGACCGATGGTACCGGTCCCCGACCCCGGCCACCGGAGCCGCCGCCCCGCCCCCGGCCCCCACGTCCGGAACCACTGGCGCTGCCCGATAACTCAACCTTGACAATTCCAACTGCAGCCTCGAACGTGTGTGGATCACCATCCTGCTGCCAGCTTCTGCCCTGCTGAATCGACCTTGTCATCCTGATCTCCGCTCGACGTCCCCCAAGAGAAACTCCACTGCTGGGAATTGGCAGGCTCCCCTGACGATATTCCACCCGCACGTTGTACTTGTACCGACCAAGATGCTCCGGGAGTACCGGCTCCCCGTTGTGCTCACCGAACATCGCCCGAAAACGACGGAAAATGCCCCGCTGATCCTCCGTCTCCCCCGAATCAGCTATCTGGTATAGGACCTCCAAGATCACCTTCTCCTCACCCGACCCGGGCAACGTCATTCCTACCGTCTCAAGAGCACGTAAAAATACTGTCCTGACGAGATCAGTCTGCTCCTGACGGAAAAACTCGCCCAGATTGCGCTCCGAGAAAGCATCGAAGATAGTATTAAAAAGCCCGTGGAACGGCCCCATAAGACTCGTCCCTCTCTGACCCAAACACGCATTAATACGCGGGACCAGTATCTCCTCGATCCACCGGCGCATCGCCCGCACCTGCATCGTGCGAAGTGGATGAGCCTCCGCCTGGTACAGAACGCGATTCGAATTACGAATCGAAGTCAACGCCTTCTGAGACATACGCGGCTGATTGGAAACACAATTCAAGTCGAACCAATGAAGCATGGTATAAGACCTCCCCCTGAACGCGCGGAACTCCGTACTGTCCAGCGCCAATCTCATGCTTCTGACACGCCCGCTGTGCGCCCGAACATTGGAAATATGGCCGCTTCGCGGCTGACTCTGACCCTGCGGCGCCTCGATCACCACCTCCACCGGGC comes from the Candidatus Zixiibacteriota bacterium genome and includes:
- a CDS encoding type VI secretion system contractile sheath small subunit; amino-acid sequence: MAKFILGATERVKKDDSVPVELLPSNKLLYAAKLNNDEDSDVTPVRCNNLKEVFEKFRPSFEAELEDPDGQSINAHFEVKSMKDFTSKELIENNDALRQTYYSKEMLADLDKQLKKNNALKKTLDDKEKKEALLKVARYYIDLLSE
- a CDS encoding AAA family ATPase, which produces MKIGKFDIELAKKDFAERAEKFEALKAAVDKLEDKIDDAEIAAVVARRTGIPVAKMLTAEKDRLINMESFLKRKIVGQEKAIIAISNAIRKSRAGLKAKNKPVGSFLFLGPTGTGKTHLPKLLAEFLFDDKNAMVRLDMSEYMEKHSVAKMIGAPPGYVGYEEGGVLTEAVRRKPFSIVLFDEVEKAHPDVFNLLLQLLDDGRLTDGQSRTVDFSNTLVVLTSNYAADKILEADREGREVDMEEVRGFLFSKFRPEFLNRLNDIIVYHSFTQDQVEVIAGLEFNNLTDLLKDLDIKAELTPEARHKLAEDGYTPELGARPIQRIIEKDIINRLSVDIITGAVSPGDNILVEVKDGGYVFTKKETS
- a CDS encoding GPW/gp25 family protein, whose amino-acid sequence is MDYLVIPFALRDGYLGRGTMQESITYSVGLLLSTRQGAMHFDPEYGCDIWNKEYSDLYAANKADIRASLRNAINVYEERLYNVSVSFVSVEDSAPHSLGLAVRVTGNYKEGNEEKKFDASFVLG
- a CDS encoding phage baseplate assembly protein V, giving the protein MAKIQTPCVCTIKIDNKELKHNVSSVQLDQYVDDHHELKIQIKQVGKAARDQDFDDPGNYTGFLGKSVAMTITPTGGQVEQSRELEFIGLVTEVRLENSIDGLNTVLIVGKSPTITMDGAPQVAYFQDQSASDMIGSIVSNYPITRGTVESTGSSIKYSVQYRETDWKYIARLAEAAGRYSYYDGKEYMLRKATGGKVEDLNWRETLGAFSLGLGTAPSQFTSKSWEYGQKTALEGQVDSGVLRSAPSDMAKVSIDASKKMFSKAGYISTEKSTDQASVDSTLGGNVESQVGRMVACTGESIVPAVKVGHCVKVKGMGKIDGLYWVNRVVHYFDESGKYHNEFYSSPLDISFPAKKTKRPSLTNLQSGIVTSLDDPEGLGRIKVRIPALGTETLYVRYVSPHAGNNHGWLSRPEIDDEVLVGYENGNADLPIALGSLYSGTDTLPATTDDKNEIKVFLTRGGNEIKLTDKDGEEEISISTKDGKNQIVLNMKTPSVSIKTDGDLSLESTGDMSLKGKNIKIESDAKIDVKSGADLNLDAGANLKSKASANLNVEASAQCVIKGAIINLN
- the tssD gene encoding type VI secretion system tube protein TssD, whose amino-acid sequence is MARRPILEIDGVKYKNVYEVSYEIYTAKDETGRPSDRAHAGTIKVTRESDENDAIAAWAMDSSQPNWKAGSVSFKKPDDSEMKVLSWEEGFITKYEERIPHLKNKPDDQVFEYFEISCHKLTIGGASLDNRWEE
- a CDS encoding Clp protease N-terminal domain-containing protein, with protein sequence MDIASYSSDSRSIIKIAKEVAAEFRHAEIEVEHLLIATLRQESSEVESILAQLEKNPSGIVSLTETYLKEQSSRATARENLTASPATQTVLAQAVDEKGKLYDALVEPEHILIAIFDPRSSLAPYLREKIGIAKEDIYRAIAESKAVEEIASTPSKPGEGKAAPVEGRREVAGTLKYCIDMTNQAAAGEFDPMIGRESELQQVIQILLRRRKNSPVLVGGAGVGKSAIVEGFAQAVIDKAVPKALEGVKVMSLDMGSLVAGAKYKGEFEERFKTLIGEVVKSGGKIILFIDEIHSISGAGGGGGMDAGNLIKPALARGQIRLIGATTEDEYSKHLEKDKALDRRFEKVKVGQPNFDDAVRIAKGVVPKYQEHHKITYTEEAIVGAVRYSQRYLSERNLPDIALDIIDEAASEYHVKKEFSKVKIPLLETQIVELEKLFKQCEGKDPAKHKEDFDKLELAYDEFIRNMDRMSGFWGHRLEAKAGGEK